The following proteins are encoded in a genomic region of Takifugu rubripes chromosome 21, fTakRub1.2, whole genome shotgun sequence:
- the npr3 gene encoding atrial natriuretic peptide receptor 3 yields MLSLCNLYVCLSAALMQAVAHNVTENIEVLAFLPQNNSYLFSFARVAPAVLYAERILKTDGRFSGFRFNIHFEDSDCLNSAMFTLVDRSCGQKPHLILGPVCEYAAAAVVRLASHWNVPVISAGALAAGFSNKNAEYAHLTRIAPSYVKMAEIFTAMFERFDWRSALLVYEDDKEERNCYFTLEGIYHLMPDIHMKTYAFSEGDALDTDDVLQNIIDTEVVIMCMGAEKIRELMLAAHKRQLTSGNYMFFNVDLFNASSYGNGSWRKGDKYDNNAKQAYASLNTVTLLRTVKPEFEKFSEEMKTSMKQVLRDCKDCESINMFAEGFHDAMLLYAIALYEAMKNGYSKLNGSEITSRMWNRTFEGIAGQVSIDENGDRNGDFSLIAMTNIGSGTYEVVANYFGGNGSFQLLPGISADRFTLKGRHKSPPEIPDNSCGLGVSALTGVIVGAVLGAVMLITFYFIRKNYKITIERRTQAEECNTAKHRQLREDSIRSNFSV; encoded by the exons ATGCTGTCCCTCTGCAACCTatacgtctgtctgtccgccgcGCTGATGCAGGCTGTAGCGCACAACGTCACGGAGAACATAGAAGTTTTGGCCTTTCTACCACAAAATAACTCCTATCTGTTCTCCTTCGCGAGGGTCGCGCCAGCGGTTCTCTACGCGGAGCGCATTCTGAAGACAGATGGACGCTTCTCCGGCTTCCGTTTCAACATCCATTTTGAGGACTCGGACTGTTTGAATAGTGCGATGTTCACGCTGGTGGACCGGTCCTGTGGGCAGAAGCCTCATCTGATCCTGGGTCCAGTGTGCGAGTACGCGGCGGCTGCAGTGGTGAGGCTTGCATCCCACTGGAACGTGCCGGTGATCTCAGCAGGTGCGCTGGCTGCAGGTTTCAGTAACAAGAACGCGGAATACGCTCACCTGACCCGCATCGCCCCGTCCTACGTGAAGATGGCAGAGATATTCACGGCGATGTTCGAGCGCTTCGACTGGAGGAGCGCGCTGCTGGTCTATGAAGACGACAAGGAGGAGAGGAACTGCTATTTCACTCTGGAGGGAATCTATCACCTCATGCCTGATATTcacatgaaaacatatgctTTTAGTGAGGGAGATGCTTTGGACACGGACGACGTCCTCCAGAACATCATTGACACAGAAG TGGTGATCATGTGCATGGGGGCAGAAAAAATCCGAGAGCTCATGCTGGCTGCACACAAAAGACAACTGACCAGTGGCAATTATATGTTTTTTAATGTTGATCTCTTCAATGCCTCATCATACG GCAATGGCTCCTGGAGGAAGGGTGATAAATATGACAACAATGCCAAACAAGCATATGCTTCCCTAAATACTGTGACGCTGCTCCGGACAGTGAAGCCTGAGTTTGAAAAGTTCTCTGAGGAAATGAAAACCTCCATGAAACAAGTGTTACGTGACTGCAAAGACTGTGAAAGT ATAAATATGTTTGCCGAGGGATTCCATGACGCCATGCTGCTGTACGCCATCGCCTTGTATGAAGCCATGAAAAATGGATACAGTAAGCTGAATGGATCAGAGATCACATCACGCATGTGGAACAGAACATTTGAAG GTATCGCTGGTCAGGTATCCATAGATGAAAATGGTGACAGAAACGGGGATTTCTCATTAATAGCAATGACCAACATCGGCTCAGGAACATATGAG GTGGTGGCCAACTATTTTGGTGGAAATGGAAGTTTTCAGTTGCTGCCTGGAATCAGTGCTGACCGCTTCACTCTCAAAGGAAGACACAAGTCCCCCCCAGAGATACCAGATAATTCAT GTGGATTAGGAGTCTCAGCTTTGACTGGAGTGATAGTGGGAGCTGTTCTCGGCGCTGTGATGCTTATTACATTCTACTTCATCAG AAAAAACTACAAGATTACGATTGAGCGTCGTACCCAAGCTGAAGAGTGCAATACTGCAAAGCACCGTCAGCTGAGAGAGGATTCCATAAGATCCAACTTTTCAGTGTAG